One Chloroflexota bacterium DNA segment encodes these proteins:
- the pyrF gene encoding orotidine-5'-phosphate decarboxylase yields MSHRPRPAADQSQALRVSTDPPDFSARLWAEAEAKQSWVCLGLDVLRQQLPRSIPHTVEGAGRFLRNIVDASVEDVSAFKPNLPFYLAMGSDGIRLLTDIIEHIDHRAIVILDGKFGDVSDTMEQYARAAFDVFDVDAVTVDVYGGWDTVEPMLVDPTRGVFVWTRSSNPDADAVQGGSQDTDPLFVRLAGEIQSRAELGNLGAVVGATRSDDVRRVRAAAPSVPLLAPGVGAQGGDLEAVVRAGFGEAPAGVLINAGRSALWASADADYALATRAAVQVLRDRINAVRST; encoded by the coding sequence ATGAGTCATCGACCACGGCCGGCGGCCGATCAGTCCCAAGCGCTCCGCGTTTCCACCGACCCACCGGATTTCTCGGCAAGGCTGTGGGCTGAGGCTGAGGCCAAGCAGTCGTGGGTGTGCCTCGGCCTCGATGTCTTGCGCCAGCAGCTGCCGCGGAGCATCCCTCACACCGTCGAAGGCGCTGGCAGATTCCTGCGAAACATTGTTGACGCATCAGTTGAAGATGTGTCGGCCTTCAAGCCTAATCTGCCGTTTTACCTTGCCATGGGATCCGATGGAATCCGATTGCTTACCGACATCATTGAACATATCGATCACCGCGCCATCGTGATCCTCGATGGAAAGTTCGGCGATGTCTCGGACACCATGGAGCAATACGCTCGCGCGGCATTCGATGTGTTCGACGTCGACGCAGTGACCGTCGACGTCTACGGCGGCTGGGACACGGTCGAGCCGATGCTCGTCGATCCGACGCGCGGCGTGTTCGTGTGGACGCGCAGCAGCAATCCCGATGCGGATGCCGTTCAGGGCGGTTCCCAGGACACGGATCCACTGTTCGTGCGCCTGGCCGGCGAAATCCAGTCGCGGGCGGAGTTGGGCAACCTGGGAGCGGTTGTTGGCGCCACCCGGTCCGACGACGTGCGCCGCGTGCGTGCCGCGGCGCCATCCGTCCCGTTGCTCGCGCCCGGCGTCGGCGCCCAAGGCGGTGATTTGGAAGCTGTCGTGCGCGCAGGCTTCGGCGAGGCGCCTGCCGGAGTGCTCATCAACGCCGGGCGCTCCGCGCTCTGGGCCTCAGCCGACGCCGACTACGCGCTCGCGACCCGTGCCGCCGTGCAAGTGCTGCGCGACCGGATCAACGCCGTCCGATCCACGTGA
- a CDS encoding glucose 1-dehydrogenase — protein MGTFDGKSVVVTGGAQGIGGGVSEGFARAGASVTVVDIDEAAAAALIGSLGNDGCTAQYAIADVSSHADAKRAIEQAVSAFGGVDVLVNNAGIQPMGSYVKLDAETEEGWDRIIGVNLKACFLMSKYAIPSMRERGGGVVINIASVQGLQSQPMVPAYAASKGGVLSLTRNMALDYARENIRVVAINPGSIDTPMLRQQAREAGDEDAMVETWGRTHPIGRIGQPADIANAAMFLASDQASLITGEYLCVDGGYMAQGAWAGNYDE, from the coding sequence GTGGGCACATTCGACGGGAAATCAGTCGTGGTGACGGGCGGCGCCCAGGGCATCGGCGGCGGCGTGAGCGAGGGCTTCGCGCGGGCCGGCGCGTCGGTCACGGTGGTGGACATCGACGAGGCGGCGGCCGCGGCGCTTATCGGCAGCCTGGGAAACGATGGGTGCACGGCGCAGTACGCGATTGCCGACGTGAGCAGTCACGCGGACGCCAAGCGGGCCATCGAGCAGGCCGTGTCGGCCTTCGGCGGTGTCGACGTGCTGGTGAACAACGCGGGCATTCAGCCGATGGGTTCTTATGTCAAGCTCGATGCCGAGACCGAGGAGGGCTGGGACCGGATCATCGGCGTCAACCTCAAGGCCTGCTTCCTGATGTCGAAATACGCCATTCCCTCGATGCGCGAGCGCGGCGGGGGCGTCGTCATCAACATCGCCAGCGTGCAGGGGCTGCAATCGCAACCGATGGTGCCGGCCTACGCGGCATCGAAAGGCGGGGTGCTTTCCCTGACGCGCAACATGGCGCTGGACTATGCGCGGGAGAACATCCGGGTGGTGGCCATCAACCCGGGCTCGATCGATACGCCCATGCTGCGCCAGCAGGCACGGGAGGCCGGCGACGAGGACGCCATGGTGGAAACCTGGGGGCGCACGCATCCCATCGGTCGCATCGGCCAGCCCGCGGACATCGCCAACGCGGCGATGTTTCTCGCCAGCGATCAGGCCAGCCTGATCACCGGCGAATACCTGTGCGTCGACGGCGGGTACATGGCCCAGGGCGCCTGGGCGGGGAACTACGACGAGTAG
- a CDS encoding glycine C-acetyltransferase, which translates to MHPLTFADQELADLRSKGLWRPLRVLESPQGPRIRIGGHDLLNMSSNDYLGLANDPEMRAAAQAAVDEFGAGAGAVRTIAGTMDIHEALEREIAEWKGVEATLVLQSGFAANLGAVASLVGRDDVILSDELNHASIIDACRLSRATVRRFAHSDADSLRTELRQCEGYPRKLVVTDGVFSMDGDIAPLPDLVEVAEEFGAMVMVDDAHGSGVLGRGGRGTVDHFGLKGRVHVQMGTLSKAIGSMGGYLAGSQTLRDYLIHNARPFLFSTSHPPAVVGATRAAIAILSRETQRVERLWENARYFKAGLADLGLNTGRSETPITPVIVGEAETAHALSDKLRSLGIFVQSVAFPTVARDAARVRVMVSAAHSRDDLDEAIRAFAEAAADLGLN; encoded by the coding sequence ATGCATCCGCTGACGTTTGCCGATCAAGAGCTCGCAGACCTCCGCAGCAAGGGCCTCTGGCGGCCCCTGCGCGTCCTGGAGTCCCCGCAAGGTCCGCGGATTCGCATCGGCGGGCACGACCTGCTGAACATGTCGTCGAACGACTATCTCGGTCTGGCCAATGACCCCGAGATGCGCGCCGCCGCCCAGGCCGCGGTGGATGAGTTTGGCGCGGGCGCCGGTGCGGTGCGGACCATCGCCGGGACGATGGATATCCACGAGGCGCTGGAGCGAGAGATCGCCGAATGGAAGGGCGTGGAAGCGACGCTGGTCCTGCAGTCAGGATTCGCCGCCAATCTGGGCGCGGTGGCCTCGCTGGTGGGGCGCGACGATGTGATCCTCAGCGACGAGCTGAACCACGCCAGCATCATCGACGCCTGCCGGCTCAGCCGCGCCACGGTTCGCCGCTTCGCGCACAGCGACGCAGATTCGTTGCGCACCGAGCTGCGGCAATGCGAGGGCTATCCGCGCAAGCTGGTGGTGACCGACGGCGTGTTCAGCATGGACGGCGACATCGCGCCGCTGCCCGATCTGGTGGAGGTTGCCGAGGAGTTCGGCGCGATGGTGATGGTGGACGACGCCCACGGCAGCGGCGTGCTGGGGCGGGGCGGGCGCGGCACCGTGGATCACTTCGGCCTCAAGGGACGCGTCCACGTGCAGATGGGCACGCTGTCCAAGGCCATCGGGTCGATGGGCGGCTACCTGGCAGGCTCGCAGACGCTGCGCGACTACCTGATTCATAACGCTCGGCCATTCCTGTTTTCGACCTCGCATCCGCCGGCCGTGGTGGGCGCCACGCGGGCCGCCATCGCCATCCTCTCGCGCGAGACACAGCGGGTGGAGCGGCTCTGGGAGAACGCCCGCTATTTCAAGGCCGGCCTGGCGGACCTCGGACTGAACACGGGACGCAGCGAGACGCCGATCACGCCGGTGATCGTGGGCGAGGCGGAGACGGCCCATGCCTTGAGCGACAAACTCCGCAGCCTTGGGATATTCGTCCAGAGCGTGGCGTTTCCCACGGTGGCTCGCGACGCCGCGCGGGTGCGCGTGATGGTGAGCGCCGCCCACAGCCGCGACGACCTGGACGAGGCCATCCGCGCCTTTGCCGAGGCAGCCGCCGATCTCGGCCTCAACTGA
- a CDS encoding copper resistance protein CopC: MTLAPARRWTLAVVLAAVLTTVGLMPVAAHANLVRAIPAAGSTVDTPPQVVAAEFSERIEPGFSRIDVLDASGASVTDDPSQVDPSNRSAMLVRVPPLADGTYVVTWRTLSVVDGHVIRGSYAFSVGEPIDADVASTPASALVLSPAEPVLRAALLVGAMLVLATAVHVPLIFAPAARAVGVRAAGSRYVELGWIGFGLAAGAHVGLLVTQAASLAGDAEADLVGAVGNALGLGQWGTLWIVRAVVLAGLALALMRAGRESRPLRAWLPVAALAAAVLVTISLGSHAAALLESTTAATSADVLHLLTAALWAGGLAPLLLSLVHARRTLDGNPRRRLLGALLARFSTIATISVGALVITGAFATWIQVVELPRLAQTDYGRALVAKLVLVAPLIGLGGVNLLWTRRRLNELRPTAAGRWAPRLVAAEVLLGVAVVAVVGLLTSLEPARQVALGDARGVNLEARLDDLEVALSIQPGTPGHNTATLTLQDRGQPVVDADIQLQFKFLDSDIGQRDLRPDPDADGRYVVAGDFIGLVGRWQALVVVRRPGEFDARAPFRFDVTPGGAAAGGARPPAADDVRRVWAIALAGLGLLLAFGMLQPMAWADWARRGVTVAGFGAGAVGLALLVTTPEFTPSSLSAVNPVPPDQTSIDAGRMHFEAHCVSCHGPGGQGDGPLAAGLDPPPLDLTIHVPLHPDGELYAFIEAGIADTAMPAFGETLTVFDIWNLVNFLQTLPP; encoded by the coding sequence ATGACGCTGGCGCCGGCCCGACGCTGGACGCTGGCGGTCGTGCTTGCGGCTGTGCTCACCACCGTCGGGCTCATGCCGGTCGCCGCCCATGCCAATCTCGTGCGAGCGATTCCGGCTGCCGGCTCCACGGTAGACACGCCGCCGCAGGTCGTCGCCGCCGAGTTCTCCGAGCGGATCGAGCCGGGTTTCAGCCGCATCGATGTCCTGGATGCCTCCGGGGCGTCGGTGACTGACGACCCCAGCCAGGTCGACCCGTCGAACCGTTCCGCCATGTTGGTGCGCGTGCCGCCGCTCGCCGATGGCACCTACGTCGTGACCTGGCGCACCTTGTCGGTGGTCGACGGTCACGTTATCCGGGGCTCCTACGCCTTCAGCGTGGGCGAGCCCATCGACGCCGACGTGGCGAGCACCCCGGCGTCCGCGCTGGTTCTTAGCCCCGCCGAGCCCGTCCTTCGGGCCGCGCTGCTCGTCGGCGCCATGCTCGTGCTGGCCACCGCGGTGCATGTGCCGCTGATCTTCGCGCCGGCCGCCCGAGCGGTCGGCGTAAGGGCCGCGGGATCCCGCTACGTCGAGCTCGGATGGATTGGATTCGGTCTGGCCGCCGGCGCCCACGTGGGACTGCTGGTGACCCAGGCCGCGAGCCTCGCCGGCGATGCCGAGGCGGACCTGGTCGGCGCCGTCGGCAACGCGCTCGGCTTGGGCCAGTGGGGCACGCTGTGGATCGTCCGGGCCGTCGTGCTCGCCGGGTTGGCCCTGGCCCTGATGCGAGCCGGCCGCGAATCGCGGCCGCTGCGAGCCTGGTTGCCGGTCGCGGCCCTGGCCGCGGCTGTGCTGGTCACAATCTCATTGGGCAGCCACGCGGCGGCGCTCCTCGAGTCCACGACGGCGGCCACCAGCGCCGACGTGCTCCATTTGCTCACCGCCGCTCTTTGGGCCGGCGGCCTCGCCCCGCTGCTTCTGTCGCTCGTGCATGCCCGCCGGACGCTCGACGGCAACCCGCGCCGCCGCCTGCTAGGGGCGCTGCTGGCGCGGTTTTCGACCATCGCCACGATCTCGGTCGGCGCTCTCGTCATCACCGGCGCGTTTGCCACCTGGATTCAGGTCGTCGAGCTGCCGCGCTTGGCGCAAACCGACTACGGCCGCGCGCTGGTGGCCAAGCTCGTGCTCGTGGCGCCGCTCATTGGCCTGGGCGGGGTCAACCTGCTCTGGACGCGGCGTCGACTGAACGAATTGCGGCCCACGGCTGCCGGCCGGTGGGCGCCGCGCCTGGTGGCCGCCGAGGTGCTGCTCGGCGTCGCCGTCGTTGCGGTGGTCGGCCTGCTGACCAGCCTCGAACCCGCGCGCCAGGTCGCGTTGGGCGATGCACGGGGCGTCAATCTGGAGGCCCGCCTTGACGACCTCGAAGTGGCCCTGAGCATTCAGCCGGGAACCCCGGGCCACAACACCGCCACTCTGACGCTTCAGGATCGGGGACAGCCCGTGGTCGACGCCGACATCCAGTTGCAGTTCAAGTTTCTCGACTCGGACATCGGGCAGCGCGATCTGCGTCCCGATCCGGACGCTGACGGCCGCTACGTCGTGGCGGGCGATTTCATTGGCCTCGTCGGGCGCTGGCAGGCGCTGGTCGTTGTCCGGCGCCCCGGCGAGTTCGATGCGCGCGCGCCCTTCCGGTTCGACGTCACGCCCGGCGGTGCAGCGGCAGGCGGCGCGCGGCCACCGGCCGCCGACGACGTGCGCCGCGTGTGGGCCATTGCACTCGCGGGTCTGGGCCTACTGCTCGCCTTCGGCATGCTGCAGCCCATGGCCTGGGCGGACTGGGCGCGACGAGGCGTGACGGTCGCCGGCTTCGGCGCCGGCGCGGTTGGGCTTGCGCTGCTGGTCACCACCCCCGAGTTCACCCCGAGCTCGTTGAGTGCCGTGAACCCCGTGCCGCCCGACCAGACATCCATCGACGCCGGACGCATGCACTTTGAGGCCCACTGCGTCAGTTGCCACGGTCCTGGCGGACAGGGCGACGGACCGCTGGCGGCCGGACTCGATCCGCCGCCGCTGGACTTGACCATTCACGTGCCGCTGCACCCCGATGGCGAGCTCTACGCCTTCATCGAAGCGGGCATTGCCGACACGGCTATGCCGGCGTTCGGGGAGACGTTGACCGTGTTCGACATCTGGAACCTGGTCAACTTTCTCCAGACGCTGCCGCCGTAG
- the pheA gene encoding prephenate dehydratase, with product MLESRSPVTEGQPAVADQLDELRRAVDASDDGLIRLLSERAAVVRRVGALKAEASSPSYDPDRERAILDRVTAQNPGPLSATHIRDIFREIISACRSLEEPERVVFLGPAYTFSHEAARTHFGRSASYLPADSFREVFAHVEREDAAYGLVPVENSTSGTIGETLDLFTEHEVSICGEVVVPISHNLIASAIEDTYATVYSHAQALHQCRDWLARQIPSATRHEVASTSEAAQRASDQPGTAAIGTMSAAEAHGLTVVRRHIQDIATNRTRFYVLARRPASRTGRDRTALLVSIRDRVGALHDMLGMLRSHDVNLSFIQSRPSRTKPGDYLFFLELTGHPDDPNVEQALAELSRTSVLARVLGAWPVNPAPD from the coding sequence GTGCTAGAATCCCGCTCACCTGTGACGGAGGGCCAGCCGGCGGTGGCCGATCAGCTCGATGAGCTCCGGCGCGCGGTGGACGCGTCGGATGATGGGTTGATTCGGCTGCTGAGCGAGCGAGCGGCAGTCGTCCGCCGCGTCGGCGCCCTCAAGGCCGAAGCCTCCAGCCCGTCATATGACCCGGATCGTGAGCGCGCGATCCTGGACCGAGTGACGGCGCAAAACCCCGGTCCCCTGAGCGCGACGCACATTCGAGACATCTTTCGCGAGATCATTTCGGCCTGCCGCAGCCTCGAAGAGCCCGAGCGGGTGGTGTTCCTCGGGCCGGCCTACACCTTCAGCCATGAGGCCGCGCGCACTCACTTCGGACGTTCCGCCAGCTACCTGCCGGCGGATTCGTTTCGCGAGGTGTTTGCCCACGTCGAGCGCGAGGATGCGGCATACGGGCTGGTGCCGGTAGAAAACTCAACCAGCGGAACGATTGGCGAAACCCTGGATCTGTTTACAGAGCATGAAGTCTCGATTTGCGGCGAAGTCGTGGTGCCCATATCGCACAACCTGATCGCCTCGGCCATCGAGGACACCTACGCGACGGTCTATTCCCACGCTCAGGCGCTGCATCAGTGCCGCGATTGGCTGGCGCGCCAGATTCCGTCAGCAACGCGACACGAAGTGGCCAGCACGTCCGAGGCGGCCCAGCGGGCTAGCGATCAGCCCGGCACGGCTGCAATCGGAACGATGTCCGCCGCCGAGGCCCATGGTTTAACGGTGGTCCGGCGGCATATTCAGGACATTGCCACCAACCGCACCCGGTTTTACGTGCTGGCACGCCGGCCGGCGAGCCGCACCGGGCGGGACCGCACGGCGCTGCTGGTTTCCATCCGCGACCGCGTGGGAGCCCTGCACGACATGCTGGGCATGCTGCGCAGCCACGACGTGAATCTGAGCTTCATCCAGTCACGCCCATCCCGCACCAAGCCCGGCGACTACCTGTTCTTCCTCGAATTGACCGGGCACCCGGACGACCCGAACGTGGAGCAGGCGCTTGCCGAGCTCTCGCGGACGAGCGTGCTTGCTCGGGTGCTCGGCGCCTGGCCGGTCAATCCGGCGCCCGACTAA
- a CDS encoding DUF951 domain-containing protein, which translates to MTETTSPDVPQFTVGESVRMRKAHPCGADTWTVRRVGGDVGLRCNGCGRRIFLARRELTRRLHSQHRAGAARPG; encoded by the coding sequence GTGACTGAAACAACGTCGCCTGACGTTCCCCAATTCACCGTTGGAGAATCTGTGCGCATGCGCAAGGCGCATCCGTGCGGCGCGGACACCTGGACGGTGAGGCGGGTGGGCGGTGACGTCGGGCTCCGCTGCAACGGCTGCGGTCGCCGGATCTTTCTGGCGCGGCGCGAGCTGACGCGTCGTCTGCATTCCCAACACCGCGCCGGCGCTGCGCGCCCGGGTTAG
- a CDS encoding cyclic-di-AMP receptor, producing MLPEIPVERMVLAVLSNDDANTVQAALVEDEFRVTRINTTGGFLRRGNVTLLVGVAEREVDSVIEHIRANASAESDSEAGGRAGSTMLVVLPVTVSARV from the coding sequence ATGCTTCCCGAGATCCCGGTTGAACGCATGGTGCTGGCCGTGTTGTCGAACGACGACGCCAACACGGTACAGGCGGCGCTGGTTGAGGACGAGTTCCGCGTCACGCGCATCAACACCACCGGCGGCTTTCTCAGACGCGGCAACGTGACCCTGCTGGTCGGCGTGGCCGAACGCGAGGTCGACTCGGTCATTGAGCACATTCGAGCCAATGCTTCCGCCGAGAGCGACAGTGAGGCAGGCGGCCGCGCCGGCTCCACGATGCTTGTTGTCCTTCCGGTCACCGTGTCCGCACGCGTGTAG
- a CDS encoding MFS transporter, producing the protein MLSISAAILAGNPAYAGIPGAAMLFGRALAAYPIGWLMDAAGRRPALALGYFTGVAGAVVGALSIMGESYPGLVVGAAIFGMSRTASDQSRYVAAEVHSPQRRGRIIGRIVFAGTIGSITGPLIVKASTSLAEGAGIDEFAGPWLAAAVLVGAAVALVLTFVRPDPRDMTIASPLAAVTAGGGLDADARPLREIFRAVNVRVAVLAMLVGQLVMVMVMTIAPVHLHDHGHVPTTISIAIAVHTVGMFGLAALTGRLVDRYGQMPVIVLGAAQLIAASVLTPFSADLGVMLLAMFLVGYGWNMCFVAGSALLIDGLSPHERGRTQGAGDALAAVAAATGSLATGPVFSAGGMSWVGVAALAGSLVLVSVLARRGLTRQRALGA; encoded by the coding sequence GTGCTGTCCATCAGCGCGGCGATCCTGGCCGGCAACCCCGCCTATGCGGGAATCCCCGGCGCCGCCATGCTGTTTGGCCGGGCGCTGGCGGCCTATCCCATCGGTTGGCTCATGGATGCCGCTGGGCGTCGGCCCGCGCTTGCGCTTGGCTATTTCACGGGCGTGGCCGGCGCGGTGGTGGGAGCCCTTTCCATCATGGGCGAGTCATACCCGGGGCTGGTTGTCGGAGCCGCAATCTTTGGCATGTCGCGGACGGCCAGCGATCAGTCGCGCTACGTCGCCGCCGAGGTGCATTCGCCGCAGCGCCGCGGGCGCATCATCGGCCGCATCGTCTTCGCCGGCACCATTGGGTCCATCACTGGGCCGCTGATTGTCAAGGCGTCCACGAGCCTGGCCGAGGGCGCCGGGATCGATGAATTCGCCGGGCCGTGGCTGGCCGCCGCCGTACTGGTCGGTGCGGCCGTGGCCCTGGTCCTCACGTTCGTACGACCCGATCCACGCGACATGACCATCGCGTCGCCGCTGGCCGCCGTCACGGCGGGCGGCGGCCTGGACGCGGATGCGCGTCCGTTGCGCGAGATCTTTCGCGCCGTCAACGTCCGGGTGGCCGTGCTCGCCATGCTGGTCGGCCAGCTCGTGATGGTGATGGTGATGACCATCGCGCCCGTGCATCTCCACGATCACGGCCACGTGCCCACCACCATCTCCATTGCCATCGCGGTCCACACCGTGGGCATGTTCGGGCTGGCGGCGCTCACCGGTCGCCTGGTGGACCGCTATGGTCAGATGCCGGTGATCGTGCTTGGCGCGGCCCAGCTGATCGCCGCCAGCGTGCTGACGCCGTTTTCGGCCGACCTGGGCGTGATGCTGCTGGCGATGTTCCTGGTTGGCTACGGCTGGAACATGTGCTTCGTCGCCGGCTCGGCCCTGCTGATCGACGGACTCTCGCCGCACGAGCGTGGCCGAACCCAGGGCGCCGGCGATGCGCTGGCCGCCGTGGCCGCGGCCACCGGCAGCCTGGCGACCGGCCCGGTGTTCAGCGCCGGCGGCATGAGCTGGGTCGGCGTCGCGGCGCTCGCGGGTTCTCTGGTGCTCGTCAGCGTCCTCGCCCGGCGCGGCCTCACGCGGCAGCGAGCGCTCGGGGCTTAG
- a CDS encoding inositol monophosphatase: protein MTADPAAMLEAATQAARAAGDELMQRLGGTMDVRWKTYQGETTVVTDADMAADRAIRDVLLAQFPDHVILSEEVPHDDTLGPDVWVIDPLDGTDNYSRGQPQFCVSVAHATHGRVDVGVVFDPVRDELFAATADGPAQCNGATVRVTDRDDPADAAVAWAQAGASPEDSKRLRAALPAAAEIFHRVRLTGSAALEMAWVAAGRFDGALLGNVKWWDQAAASLIVERAGGRATDIYWRPMGPDSRRCVFSNGRLHQAMIELAHAHGLHLAFPPPDVDPSI from the coding sequence ATGACTGCCGACCCTGCCGCCATGCTCGAGGCCGCCACCCAGGCGGCTCGGGCGGCCGGCGACGAGTTGATGCAGCGGCTGGGCGGCACGATGGACGTCCGCTGGAAGACCTATCAGGGAGAGACAACCGTCGTCACCGACGCGGATATGGCTGCGGACCGCGCCATTCGCGACGTGCTGCTCGCCCAGTTCCCCGACCACGTGATCCTCTCCGAGGAAGTGCCGCACGACGACACTCTCGGGCCCGACGTCTGGGTCATCGACCCGCTGGACGGCACCGACAACTACTCACGCGGCCAGCCGCAGTTTTGCGTCAGCGTGGCGCATGCAACCCACGGGCGGGTCGACGTCGGCGTGGTATTCGATCCGGTCCGCGACGAGCTATTTGCCGCTACCGCCGATGGGCCCGCGCAGTGCAATGGCGCAACGGTGCGCGTCACGGATCGCGACGATCCCGCCGACGCAGCCGTGGCCTGGGCGCAAGCCGGCGCCTCGCCGGAGGACTCGAAGCGTCTGCGTGCGGCGCTGCCGGCGGCGGCCGAGATATTTCATCGCGTTCGGCTGACCGGCAGCGCCGCCCTGGAGATGGCATGGGTGGCGGCGGGCCGCTTTGACGGCGCGCTCTTGGGCAACGTCAAGTGGTGGGACCAGGCAGCGGCGTCGCTGATCGTCGAGCGGGCCGGCGGTCGCGCCACGGATATCTATTGGCGTCCCATGGGTCCCGACAGCCGCCGCTGCGTGTTCAGCAACGGGCGGCTGCACCAGGCCATGATCGAGCTCGCGCATGCGCACGGTTTGCACCTGGCGTTCCCGCCCCCGGATGTTGACCCCTCGATTTAG
- a CDS encoding NYN domain-containing protein, translated as MARLAIFIDGAYLESVLKYEFGGVRIDLTKLVDEIQNHIEDNSPDPVEVLRTYYYNCRPYQSDPPTPEEMDRYSNSRRFEDALRYLPRFEVRLGYLRKSGIDEWGNPVFEQKQVDLLLGLDMALLASKRHVQHVALVAGDGDLYPAVQVLKSEGSIAWLIHGPRQGSDGRPMYSSNLFKAADERFELDEELIDRLRM; from the coding sequence ATGGCCCGCTTGGCGATTTTTATCGATGGCGCGTACCTGGAGTCGGTCCTCAAGTACGAGTTTGGCGGAGTTCGGATCGATCTGACGAAGCTGGTCGACGAGATTCAGAATCACATCGAGGACAACAGCCCGGATCCGGTCGAGGTCCTGCGGACGTACTACTACAACTGCCGTCCGTATCAGAGCGACCCCCCAACGCCGGAGGAAATGGACCGGTATTCGAATTCCCGGCGCTTCGAGGACGCGCTGCGCTATCTGCCGCGCTTCGAGGTGCGGTTGGGGTATCTCCGCAAGAGCGGCATCGACGAGTGGGGGAACCCGGTCTTCGAGCAGAAGCAGGTCGATTTGCTGCTGGGCCTTGACATGGCGCTGCTCGCCAGCAAACGGCACGTGCAACACGTCGCGCTCGTCGCCGGCGACGGTGACCTCTATCCCGCCGTGCAGGTCCTGAAGAGCGAGGGCTCCATTGCCTGGTTGATCCATGGGCCGCGGCAAGGCAGCGACGGACGCCCGATGTACTCGTCCAATCTCTTCAAGGCCGCCGACGAGCGATTCGAGTTGGATGAGGAGCTGATCGACCGCCTGCGGATGTAG